TGACATGAGCTAGGAACCCTCTATAtccttttcttagcattttccTAGCCTTCATAGTATAAATCATCCCTTTCAACACTAATACTTGATCTCCTTGAAAAACTATCTTTGACCCATCTTTTGCTACCTTATCTCTATAGTCTATGGTAGCATAATTAGCTAAGAGCCAATCCAACCCTAGAATGACATCGAAATCGGTCAACTCTAGAACTACTAAGTTAGTTGAAAGGCATTTGTCCTCAATTATGGCCAGAGGAATTCAATTTTGTTACTGtttgcttttttattttttttttctttttctatgttatcttcttttAACGGTGCCACTTGCACAACAAAGTGTGTTTCCACGTGACCTGCTGATTAGAACTATAAATATTaacatattataaaattaataaagtcAGGTGTTAAATGTTGACAATAAAAATGTTAAGGGCTAACTGACCATTTGTATAAATGATGTATTTATCTTTTAATAAAAAATCAATAATCTCCTTTTCAAGTGAAACTTTCTTataattggaattgactttggtcCAACTCCTTTCATAACTTTCTTAACATGAGCTAGAAAGCTTCTACAtccttttcttagcattttcttagcCTGCATAGCAGAAATCATTCCTTTCAGCACTAATACTTGATCTCTTTGAAAAATTACCTTTGACTCATCATATCCTTTGAATTTTGCTATCTTGTCGCTATAGTCCAAGGTAGAATAATTAGCTACGAGCCAATCCAACCCTAAAATGACATCAAAATTAATCAACTCTAGAACTACCGTGTCAGGTGGAAGGTATTTGTCCTCAATTTTAACAGGAGGAATTCAATTTTGTGCCTAtttgcttttttattttttttcctttttctatgttatcttcttttAGCGGTGCCACTTGGATAACAAAGTGTGTTCCATGTGACCTGCTAATTAAAATGGTAGATATCAACATGCTATAAAATTAATAAAGTTAGATGTTAAACATTGACGATAGAAATGTTAAGGCTCCGTGACCATTTGTGCAGATGATATATTTatcttttaataaaataataataataataataataattttatgtaaaatattttattcaatccgAAGAAGAAATAGGCAGAAGAGGGTGGAGAATAACATACAACATCCGCTATCCCCCGCTGACGCACCTCCGCTTCCAATCTCCGAATCCGCCGACGCCGACGCCGCCGCCGCCTCCTCCACCACCATCACAACCATGTTCCGGCAAGCATCACGCCTCTTGGCTCGATCCATCAATCAACAGCCAAAGATGATGGCTCGAGCCTTCTCGACGGATGTGCCAGCCACGCCCACCGTCGATTCAACCTTCGTAGAATCATGGAAGAAGGTAATACCAAACATGGAGCCGCCCAAGACTCCATTGACCTTTATGCAGCCTCGTCCTTCTACTCCCTCTACCATTCCATCGAAGCTCACTGTCAATTTTGTGCTTCCCTATGCATCTGAGCTCTCCAGCAAGgaggtttgattttatttttgagCTTTCTGAATTTCTTATCTGGTTTTGCTTGGATTTGGATTCTATGGCATTTTGTTTGAGGAATTCCGATTCTTCTTATCAGAAATTTGCTACTGTTgatatttttttagtattttgTTCATCTGACTGAAGTTCTAAAATAAGGGGAACGAAATTGGTGTGAATATTTACTGGGAATTGATTTGATTGGATTTTGGTTATCAAGGTTTTCACGATTCTCTTCATTTGGGATTTTTTGTTCAGTTTCACATGTTGGATTTGTGTTAGCCGGTAACCTCTTCTCATTTTATTGGGTGATATGTCTTCATCTAACATCTTCAATCCTCTCTTCATGATTATTTGATTAAAGAGAGATGGATATCCTATTAGTGCTCATTTGGCTGGAGTTTTGAAAATGTGATGTAATAGTTCTGGGCTTCTGGTCATTTTCACAGCTTATGCGCTAAGCACAGCAGCTAAGTAGGAGATTGTGTTTCTATGCTATCTTAGAGCTTGATTACATGGTATCTGCTTTCAATTTATCTTGGTTTGTCTAGAATTATAAACGATAGGGtatttcagatttttttttttttttttggttaatgaTCCAGACGGAGACATAAATTGAGTTGTTTCTCTAAGCATTTAATGCTATTTCCAAATAGATTTACTGTCTTCATAATTGTAATTTCTTTTAGGCTTTACTGATATTGTAGCTTGAGGTGAGTAAATTAGattgttttcaatttttttttttattgcctcTTATGCACCCATTGGAATTTATATAACATATTGATAATAGTGAATAGATTGTAAAGCATAATCTAGTTATGAATATGGTTTATGTTGAGATGAGTAATTTATATATTGAACATAGTGATCCTTTACCAAATAAAGTCAACAAATTATTGTTAgactttgagtttgtgttctacttTATTGTAAAATGGCTTTGAGATGTATATAGCATGTAAAAAAAATATAGTCAAcactttttaaaaatatataaataaaaattggtTCCTTTTCTTTTCATGGCATGCTCTGTCTATAATTCAAGCTGAGAAAGCCTGTAGGAGAAACTCTGTTTTAGGTTGTGAAACCCTAACAgagaattcaaaagaaatagagaaattagaagaaagagagaaaggaGTTAAAGAATAGATTGAGAGAATAGAGAAATATTATTTTCAGATGATTCTTGAATTAGATTACAAGATCTACCAACTGAGATATATATCTCTTGTGTGGCAGTTATTTCTCTAAGAGTTAGCTACAGCTGCCAACTCTTTAACAGAATCCAGTTACAACTAATAACAACATTAATTACAACTTCCTAACTCACTCTCCCACCAATACCTTCCCTCCTATTCTTACACTCCCTCTGATAGTATGTAACAATACCTCCTCTTGTAGCACTTTCTTGTCCCCAAGAAAGGGAAGAATCTGGAAATTGAGTACTAATAGAACTCTTATCCTCTCAAATAGCATCCTCTTCAGGCAAATGCAGCCATTTAATAAACTGTTGTTCCACTTTCTGATCACCTCTAATAATCACTCTTGTATGCAACACCTTATCTGGTAGGACTACAAACTGATCTTCTTGGATAACAGGTCTGTAATAGGAACCTCACCATCACTTAATTTCCTGTtgaataaggaaacatgaaaaaTAGGATGAATAGTAGAGGTAGACGGCAACTTTAACTTGTAAGCCACTTTCCCAATTCTAACACACACTTGAAATGGCCCATAGTACTTAGCAGAAAGTTTCAAGTTTTGCCTTATAGCTACTGAGAACTGCCTATAAGGTTGTAACTTGAGATACACCCAATCATCTACTGAAAACTCCCTTTCAGGCCTACCCTTATCAGCTTGTTGCTTCATTCTATTCTGAGCTTGCTTCAAGTTTTCTTTATGAATGGAGCTGAATTGCAACCTGTCATGCAAATATTCACCTACAGCCCCTACTTTCACACCAGCAACTGAACACATAGGCAAAAATGGTGGAACATATCCATGAAGTGCCTCAAAAGGAGACATCTTAATGGCACTATGAGAGGAAGAATTATACCACCACTCTGCCAATTGTGACCAAGTGGTCCAAGTGGATGGTTTCAAGTGAACCATGCACCTCAAATAGAGTTCAAGAAACTGATTAACTCTCTCAGTTTGTCCATCAGATTGTGGATGATAGGCTGAACTAAAAGCTAGCTTAACCCCCATACACTTGAATAATTCTTGCAAAAATAAACTAGTAAAAACCTTATATCTATCAGAAGTAATAATCTAAGGAACTCCATGAAGCTTGAACACAGTATCCATAAAAAGATGTGCTAATCAAGCTGCTGAATATGGATGAGACAGAGGAATAAAATGGCCCACCTTGGTCAATCTGCAAACCACCACTAAAATTGTATCTTTCCCTTTTGATTTAGGTAGACCTTCAATAAAATTCATTGAAATCTCTTGCCATGCTTGAGAAGGGATTGGGAGAGGTTGTAACAAACTAGGATAAGCACAAGTTTCCCCTTTACATTTGGCACACACATAACAACTCTTCACCCACTGCATCACATCTTTGACCCTggcgaaaaaaaaaaaatacctctTCAATCTCATATAAGTAACATTGATTCTTGAATGGCCTCCCACAACTGAATTATGATAAAATTGCAACAAGATTTGTCTTAATGAAGTAGATGCCCCTACATACATCTTATCTTTGTAAAATAGAACCCCATTCTTCGATTTATAAAGAGAAGAGACATTAGCATCCAAAGATAGCTGCTGAATCAACTGTTACCTTTTCATCCCCTGCATAACTATGCACTAATTGCTGCAGCCAAGTAGGAATTACTATAGACTGAATAGCACAAGCATGAGGACTTGTAGGCCTTCTAGATAGTGCATTTGCCACTGTATTATCAACACTCTCTCTATACAAAATCTTATAATCCAACCCCAACAATTTTGAAATACCTCTTTGTTGAAGGTTCGTGTGCAACCTCTTATGTAACAAGTATTTAATACTCTCATGATCagttttaataaataattgaCCTTGTTCCAAATGATGTGTCCACTTCCCCACAACAAAGTAATTGCAAGTAATTCTTTTTTATAAACAGATAAAGCTTGACTTCTGGACCAAAGGCCTTAGAAATGTAAGCAATAAGATGTCTCTGCTACTGCAATACAGGCCCCATACCCCAACTACTAGCATTTGTCTCCACAGTAAATGTTTTAGAGAAATTAGGtagggctaacactggtgcttcaGCCATTTATATTCTTAATTTCCAAATGCCAGCTATGCTAACCCAGTCCAATGAAATGAATCTTTCTTCAAAAGATCAGTTAACCCTATAGTTTCTAATGAACTTCCTATAATAGCCTGTAagacccaagaaacttctaaggtCTTTAACTGAAGTAGGGACAGGCCAAGTAACCATTGTAGCCACTTTTTTTGGATATGTAGCAACTCCCTGCCTAGAAATGATGTGCCCTAAATACTTGATCTCAGTCTGACCACAAAAACATTTAGATTGCTTTGTAAAAAGCTGTTGGGCCTGCAACACTTCAAAAACTTGTTCCAAATGTTTCAAATGACTCTCCATGTCTTTACTATAAATCAAAATGTCATTAAAAAACACCAAGACAAACTTCCTTTGGAAAGACTGAAAAATGTGATTCATCAAGGCCTAAAAAGTGGCAAGGGCATTAATGAGCCTAAAAGGCATCACTTTAAATTCAAAGTGGCCATGGTGTGTTCTAAAGGCAGTCTTGGGAATATCTTCAACTTTCATTATGATTTGATGATACTCAACCTTTAGATCTATCTTAGAAAAGCCAACAACCGCATTTAATTCATCTACAAGTCATCAATGATAGGAATTGAAAACTTATCTTTTACTGTCAGGTCATTTAACCTTCTATAGTCAATACAAAACCTCCatttcccatctttcttctttaccaaGAGAACAGGTGAAGAATAAGAGCTGGTACTTAGTTGAATTATAGAAGAGGAAAGCATATCAGCTACAAGCTTCTCAATCTCTGTTTTCTGATAATGAGGGTATCTATAGGGTTTGATATTAACAGGTTGAGCATTACTTTGCAATGGAATGGCATGATTGTGACTTCCAAAGGGTGGCAACCCCTTGGGTTCTTCAAAAATACCATGATACTTCTATAATAACTCTTGTATTCAATCATCCACAATAGTATCTGAAGTAGCAGACATTAAAGAATGCTCAGTATCCATGATACAAAAATAAGGGAGATTGAAAATCCTTCCCTTTTCTATTGAGTAGATCATTAGAACACCATATTCCAGATTGCAACTTTCCCTCACCTATTCCTTGCAAAACCACTGATTGCCCTTCTGAAGTGATAATAATTGATGAAGCTTGAAAATCAAATAAAACTGGATTATGAATTCTTAACCAATCAACTCCTAAAATCATATCAAAGCCCCTTAACTCCAGGATTTTCGGATCGGAAGTAAATTCATAACCCTGCATTTTCCATCTAAATTGTTGACATTTCAAATTACAGCCCAATTTCCTTCCATCAGCCGCTTTAATAGCAATGAATGGTGTTGGAACAAACTCCAATTTCAATTCTTTAGCTATTCTCTTATCAAGGAAATTAGTGGTATTGCCATTATCAATTAATATCATCAACTGCCTGTTTTTATGGAGTCCCAACATCCTTGTGGTATCAATGCCATGACTACCTTCCAGTGCATGAACTGACAAAGCATTGTCGTCCATATTCCACCAATCCTTCATCTCCATTCCAGCTTTAAACCACTCCTCTTCACCCCCATCATCATACTTCCCCCCAACATATattgcatttaatgatttatgctTACATTGATGCTCTGGAAAATACTTTTCCCCATATCTATAACATGGTGGTTGATTCTTAACGGGGTTTGAAGAAGAATTTGTTGGTTTAGCAGGTGGTGGTTTGGGAAAGTTGGTACTGGACTGAGTATTAATTGTTGCCGGATTGGATTTGTCAAGATTGGGTGGTCTTGGAGGATTTTATAGGTTTGATATGGTTTGACATACTGGTTTGAGTAATTGGTTTGATATGGAATTGAAGTGACAGTAGATTGGCTTCTAAAAGGCGTGGAAACATTACTGGTATTCTTAGGTTTTTTATTGACTTCCAACACTTGTTAGCTACTTCTATAGCCTGAGATAAGGAAACGGGCTTCATCATTCTAACAACCAACCTGATTTTATTCTTTAAAACCCCTATAAAAGCAGACAGAAAATAGGATTCACCTAGTTCAGGCATTAAACTCTCCATTCTTGTTCTAAAATCCTCAAATTCATCTTGATATTCTTCTAAAGATCCTTCCTGCTTGAGTTTCATAAATCCCTTTACTAAATCCTTTAACCTAGAGCTGGCAATTTTTTATAAGATCCGATTACCCGACACGACTCTACACGTAGTTAAAAGGGTTTGAGATTAGCATAAACAGGTTCAGGGCATAAATGGGTCACCTTGTTTATGAAACGCTAAAAATATAGGTTTAATCGGGTTAACATGCTTAATCCGATAAGATACACAACCCATTTATTTAATCAGGTTAACAAGTTAACCTTTTTTATTTTGAtccatttttataattaaaaatataatttaactcttaatataaatttataatttttttttatttttatca
The Hevea brasiliensis isolate MT/VB/25A 57/8 chromosome 18, ASM3005281v1, whole genome shotgun sequence genome window above contains:
- the LOC110655130 gene encoding ATP synthase subunit delta', mitochondrial, whose translation is MIYLSFNKIIIIIIIILCKIFYSIRRRNRQKRVENNIQHPLSPADAPPLPISESADADAAAASSTTITTMFRQASRLLARSINQQPKMMARAFSTDVPATPTVDSTFVESWKKVIPNMEPPKTPLTFMQPRPSTPSTIPSKLTVNFVLPYASELSSKEVDMVIVPATTGQMGVLPGHVPTIAELKPGVLSVHEGNDVTKYFLSSGFAFIHANSVADIIAIEAVPIDQIDQSLVQKGLAEFTQKLSTATTDLEKAEAQIGVDVHSALNSALTG